Proteins encoded within one genomic window of Humulus lupulus chromosome 1, drHumLupu1.1, whole genome shotgun sequence:
- the LOC133798601 gene encoding deSI-like protein At4g17486, which translates to MKLGSKNGWHSIVPLCLKGKSSTHFCMFPKVKAAGYGPRDAPVYLNVYDLTPVNGYVYWAGIGIFHSGLEVHGVEYAFGAHDYPTSGVFEVDPRQCPGFKFRKSIFLGTTCLDPIQVRDFMERQSANYNGDTYHLIVKNCNHFCEDICYKLTGNRIPKWINRLARIGSLCNCILPEALKVSAVRHDPNSEELDNEKKKLRSAFSCFSSISMPQKEVSMSSLFLHSHYKGCLPPWELKRSKNGSVKEK; encoded by the exons ATGAAATTGGGATCGAAGAATGGCTGGCATTCTATTGTGCCTCTTTGCTTAAAAGGCAAATCGTCTACCCATTTTTGCATGTTTCCAAAAGTGAAGGCAGCAGGCTATGGTCCGCGAGATGCACCTGTCTATCTAAACGTGTATGACTTGACTCCTGTAAATGGCTACGTCTATTGGGCAGGCATTGGAATCTTTCATTCTGGGTTGGAAG TTCACGGTGTGGAATATGCCTTTGGCGCCCATGACTACCCAACAAGTGGTGTCTTTGAAGTTGACCCTCGACAATGCCCTGGTTTTAAGTTTAGGAAGTCAATTTTTTTGGGCACAACATGCCTGGATCCTATCCAGGTAAGAGATTTTATGGAACGCCAATCTGCAAATTACAATGGTGATACATATCATTTGATAGTCAAGAACTGCAACCATTTCTGCGAGGATATATGTTACAAGCTGACCGGAAACAGAATTCCCAAATGGATAAATCGACTTGCAAGGATAG GTTCATTGTGCAACTGCATTCTCCCAGAGGCCCTTAAGGTTTCCGCTGTCCGACATGACCCCAATTCCGAGGAACTCGACAATGAAAAGAAGAAACTGAGAAGTGCCTTCAGTTGCTTTTCATCAATATCAATGCCTCAGAAAGAAGTATCAATGTCATCCTTGTTTCTACATTCTCACTATAAAGGTTGCCTACCGCCATGGGAGCTGAAAAGGTCTAAAAATGGGTCAGTGAAGGAAAAGTAA